The nucleotide sequence TCGGGCTCATCCAGGACGCCGGCATCAAGGACTTTGCCGCCCTGTATGCCCCCGACGAGGGCGCCTCAGGGCTGCTGCTCGCCAACGCCGACCTGATCGTCGACCACCAACTGCGTGCCCACGTCCTCGTGAACGTCAAGGAAAAGCCGGAGGCCGCCAAGCAGAACCCGTGGCCGAACGAGGCCCGGATCAAGACCTGCTCTCCCGAGGAGCAGCGCCGGCTCGAACAGGGCGTCCGCGTGGCGGGCGCTGGTGCGTTCGCGCCACTCATGCATCCCGACGTCGCCGCGACCCGCGTCGAGCTCGAGGCCGCGATCGCGCAGCAGTTCAACACGGCGCTCGCCCGGGCCCCGGAGCCCGCGGAGGTGCAGAGCCTGGTCTCGCTGTACGAAACGGTGGCCCGTGACGGCGACCATCGCCTGGCCGGCAAGACGCTCCTCATGGCGCCGCTGCTGACGCCGGAGGCCGTGCTCCGCTTCGAGATCGGCGCCGGGGCGGAGGTCCGGCCCGGCGTCCGCATGCTGTCACCGCGCGAGATCGTTCAGGCCGTGAGCCTGGCGGTGGGCACGAAGCTCGATCCCGAGCTCGTCAAGGCCGCCGCGGCCGGTGGCCTGAAGACACGCGCGGACGTGGCGGCCCACGTTCACCGTATCCTCGACACGCCAACGATCCCCAAGCCGCGGATCCTGCAATTCTTCCGCGAGTATTTCGGCTACCACCGGGCGACCGAGGTCTTCAAGGATCCGCTCCCCGACTTCCGCGTGCGCCGCGGCCAGCATTTCAGCGCGGGGGCGATGGTCGATGGGGCCAACGCCCGCGTGGCCGCCGTGCTCAACGACGACCGACAGGTGCTCGAACGGCTGCTGCTCGGGACCGAGGTCGGACAGCCGGCCCCGGCGGGTGATTCATCGGGCCGCACCCGCACCGGCCTGCTGGAGAATCCCGCCTGGCTCGTCGCCTGGTCCACCAACTTTCACAACGACCCGGTCCGCCGGGGCAGATGGGTCCGCGAACAACTGCTCGGCGGGCGGGTGCCCGACCTGCCGATCAACGCCGCCGCCATGATTCCCGACGACCCGCACCGCACGCTGCGCGAGCGGCAGTCGGTGACCCGCGATGCCGCCTGCTGGAAGTGCCACTACCGGATGGACGACCTCGGCCTGCCGTTCGAGAACTTCGACCACTACGGCTATGCCCAGGACGGGGAGGAGGTGCTCGATCCCGAGGCCACCGCGCAGGCCAAGGGGAGGAAGATCCAGCGGACCGCCCCCCTCGACACGACCGGTTTCGTCTCCCACACGGGCGACCCGCGGCTCGACGGCCCGGTGCGGGACGCCCCGGAGATGCTCCGCCGGCTGGCCGGGTCGGAACGGGTCCGGCAGGTCTTCATCCGACACGCGTTCCGGTTCTTCATGGGGCGAAACGAGACGCCGGGCGACGCGCCGACGCTGCAGGAGGCAGACCGGGCCTACGTGGAGAACGACGGCAGTTTCCGGGCGGTCGTGGTGTCGCTGCTGTCGTCGGAGGCATTTCTCCAGCGATCCAGCGTCACGGCTGCCGAGCGGCCCGAGAAGAAGACGGTCCGCCGTTAGCAGACCGTGGCACACGCCGGTCGCCGCACGATGCAGCGACCGTCGACCCGGGAAACCCGCGGCGTTTCCCGCAGTCGACACAGTGGAAAGAGGCCATGGATGGCTTTTTCCAAGGACATCCGGGCGCCGCCGTCAGCCCGCCGGCAGCGGCGGGTCGTCCTGGTAGATCCGGTACTTCTTGGTGACGATCGCGCCCCCGCGCTCCAGCGTCCGCTTCGAGAGGTAGTTGCTCTCCAGCACCCAGGAGAACTCCGCCTCCTCCATCCCCCAGTCGAGCACCGGTTTCACGAGGGCGGCGGTGAGGACCAGACCCACGCCCCACGCCTGGTATTCGGGCACGACGTTGGTGCTGATCACGCGCATCCGCTTGATGCCGCGCTTGTTCCAGAGCAGCCGCAGGAAACCGAAGGGAAAGAGCCGGCCGTTGATGGCCTTGATCCGCGGGTTGTAGTCGAGCAGGCAGAAGACGCTGCCGATCGGCGTGCCGTTGACCTCGGCCACGAGGGCCAGTTCCGGCACGATCAGGTGCCGGAGGCTCGCCGCCATGTGCTTGATCTCGGCGGCCGAGAGGGGAACGAATCCCCACGTGCCGCCGAGGCTCGAGTTGTAGATGTCGAGGAACATCCGCACCTCGTCATCGAACCGGCTGCGGTCGAGCGGCCGGACGGTGACGCCGAAACGCTCCTTCACCCCCTCCACCATGCTGCCGAGCTTGGAGTCGAGCGACGAAAGCATCGACGTCCTGCCCCAGAACGCGTACAGGTCCTCAATCTTGCCGAACCCGCTCGCCTCCACGAGTCGGGCGTAATAGGGGCGGTTGTGGGTCATCATGAAGAACGGGGGCGTGTCGAAGCCCTCGATCAGCAGTCCGCACTCGTAGTTGAGCGACGGGTTGACCGGCCCGCGGACGCTGGTCATGCCCTGGTCGCGCAGCCAGCCCCGGGCGGCGGTAAACAGGCCCCCGGCGGCCTCGACGTCATCCTCGCATTCGAAGAACCCGAAGAACCCGCGCTGCTCTCGATAGCGCTCGATGTGTCCCGCGTTGACGATGGCCGTGATCCGGCCGACGTCGCGGCCGCCGCGGGTGGCGAGAAACGACCGGCACCGCGACCGCTCGTAAAAGGGGTGCGGCCGGAAGTTGAGCAGTTCCTCCTGCGACGCGATGACCGGCGGCATCCAGCAGGGGTCGTCGCGGTAGATGGCCCAGGGCAGGCGAACGAAGCGTCGCTGCTCGGCCCGGGCCTGGACCGGGCGTATTGTCAGTGCAGCCACGCAAGTCTCCCTGGCTCTCCCAGGCCGCACAGTCCACACCCCTCACTGGAGGGAATGGCGCGGCGGGGTGTCGGTCCGGTCGTGACGGCCAAACCCGGCTTTATCTTCGGACGCTGGCGTCATTTTCGTCAACGTCATCGGCTGCAGCAGTCCGTGAAATTCGGCCGGGCATTTTCACCGATCTAGAATTGCTCCCGTGGTCGGCAACGGAGCGTTTGACCCGGAAGCCCCTGCTGCACCGCCATGTCACCACTGCTCGCCTCTTCGCTGCCCGACACCTCCGACTGCCTCGTGACCGGCGCGACCGGTCTCGTCGGAAACAACGTCGTTCGTCAGTTCGTCGATCGTGGCCGTCCCGTCCGCGTCCTCGTCCGCGGATCGGGGCCGGTCGTCGACCGGGCATTCGCCGGGCTGCCCGTGACCCGCTGTCCGGGCGCGCTCGACGACGAGCGGTCTCTCGCCGCGGCCAGCGCCGGTGCGGGCGTCGTCGTCCATGCCGCCGCCGTCGTCCACTGCGGCTGGGCACGGCTGGAAGAGATGCGCCGTGTGAACGTCGAGGGAACCCGGCTGGTCGCCCGTGCCGCGCGGCTGGCCGGTGCCCGGCTGATCCACGTCTCCAGCGTCGATGCGATCGGCCTGCGGTCGGATGGCGGTCCGGCCGACGAGGACACGCCACCGGGGGGCATGCCCGAATGCCCGTATGTCGTCACCAAGCGCGAGGCGGAGGCGGCGGTTCTCGCCGAGGTCGAACGCGGTCTCGACGCCGTGATCGTCAATCCGGTCTACATGCTCGGCCCGTGGGATTGGAAGCCGTCGAGCGGCCGCATGCTGCTCGAAGTCGCGGCCGGCCGCGGCCTGTTCGCCCCCCCGGGCGCGAACGATTTCGTCGATGTCCGCGACGTCGCGGCCGGAATCATCACCGCCATCGACCGCGGTCGCAGCGGCCGCCGCTACATCCTCGGCGGCCATCCGCTCTCGTACCTCGATGCCTGGCGGATCTTCGCCCGCACGACGGGCCGGATGCCTCCCCTCGGTCACGCGCCGCGGGCGGCCGTCCGCGTCGCCGGCTGGCTGGGAGACGCGATCGGGCTGATCAGCGGCAGGGAGCCGGACGTGAACTCGGCGGCCACGACGATGTCGCTCCTCGCCCACAACTTCTCCTCGCGCCGGGCGGAAACCGAACTCGGATATGCATACCGGCCCTTCGAGACGACCGTCCAGGATGCCTGGAGCTGGTTCGTCGAGCGCGGATATGCCCGTCCGGTCCGCGACCGGGCCGTGCTGGCCCGGTGAACGCGATGCCGCACATCCTCGTGGTCGAGGACGAGCAGCACCTCGCCTACGGCATCAAATTCAACCTCGAGGCCGAGGGGTATGGGGTGACCGTCGTCGGCGACGGCCAGACGGCGGTCAGCCTGCTCGAATCCGGCAGCCCGTCGATCGACCTCGTCGTGCTCGACATCATGCTGCCGGGCATGAGTGGCTACGACGTCTGCGCCGCGATCCGCAGCCGCGGTGAAACCCTCCCCGTCGTCATGCTCTCGGCGCGGACGCTCGTCGAGGACCGGGTCCGCGGATTCGATGCGGGAACCGACGTCTACCTGCAGAAGCCGTTCGACCTCGAGGAGTTGATGTCGGTGATCCGCAATCTGCTTGCCCGCCGTGGTCGTGCCGACCGCGGCGCGTCCGGCCCGGAGCCGGCCCGGGGCCACGTCTACCGGTTCGGCTCGGCGGAGGTGAACTTCGACACCTGGGAGGCCCGCTCCCGGGGCCAGCCGGTGCGGCTCACGAACCTGGAGATGAAACTCCTCAAGTACCTCGTCGAGCACGAGGGGCTGGTCGTGTCCCGCGAGGAACTGCTCAGGAACGTCTGGGGGATGACCCGCGCACCGGCGACCCGCACGGTCGACACGTTCATGCTCAGCCTGCGGAAGTCCTTCGAGGAGGATCCGGGGCACCCGGTACACTTTCTCTCCGTCCGCGGCACCGGCTACCGGTTCGTGGCCGATCAGGCGGGCCGCTGATCCGGCCCCGGTTCAGTGCCGGAAGTGCCGCCGGTCGGTGAACACCATCGGAATCCCGGCCGCATCGGCCGCGGCGATCACCTCGCCGTCACGCTTCGAGCCCCCCGGCTGGACGACGGCCGCGATCCCCGCCCGGGCGATCAGGTCGATCGAGTCCGGAAACGGGAAGAAGGCGTCGGACGCCAGCACCGCGCCCCGGGCCCGTTCCCCGGCTTTTTCCAACGCGATGCGCACCGAATCGACGCGGCTCGTCTGGCCGATCCCGGCTCCCACGAGGCTCGTGCCCTGGCAGACCGCGATCGCGTTGCTCGTCAGCCGGCGGACGATCGTGAACGCGAAGTCGAGCGCCCGGGACACGGCGGGGGCCGGCGCAGCCCGGGTCACAACCCGCCAGTCCGCCGGATCGTCGCCGACGTCGTCGGGCTGCTGCGCCAGCAGGCCGCCGGCGATGCTGCGCAGCTCGAGGCCACAGGTGGCCTCCCAGGGATCGCCAGCCGGCACCTCGACGAGCCGCACGCTCCCCTTCCAGGTCGGCTTCGTCGTCAAGAGTTCCACCGCGGCCGGATCGAAGGCCGGCGCCGCGATCACCTCGACGAACAGGCCCGGCTGGAGGAGCAATTCGGCGCTGGCCCGGTCGAACCGCCGATTCAGCGCCACGATCGAACCGAACGCGCTCGTCGGGTCGGCCGCCAGCGCCGCGGCCAACGCCTCCGCGACCGTGCCGGCGGCTGCCGCGCCGCAGGGATTGGTGTGCTTGATGACGACCGCGGCGGGGTCGGTAATCAGCCCCGCCAGCCGCGTGGCGGCGTCGAGGTCGAGGAGGTTGTTGTACGACAGCTCCTTGCCGCACAGCTGCACGAGGCCGGCGAGCCCCGCCCGCGTGCCGACCGGCGCGAACAGCGCCGCCGACTGGTGCGGGTTTTCGCCATACCGCAGGTCGAGCCGGCGATCGAGATCGAGCGTGAACCGGGCCGGCAGCGGCCGCCCCTCGTCACTCGTCGGAACGTCTCCCGACGTGGCCGGGGCCGCGGCGTCGAGCCCGGCATGATTCCCCATCCACCTGGCGATGACCACGTCATAGCCGGCGGTGTGCTCGAACGCCCGGGCGGCGAACCGCCGGCGCTCTGCGAGCGTCGTGCCGCCCCGCCCGATCGCCGCGACCAAGGCGTCGTACTGCTCCGGATCGGTAACGACGGCGACGAAGGCGTGGTTCTTGGCGGCCGCACGCACGAGGCTCGGGCCGCCGATGTCGATGAGCTCGATCACCTCGCCCGGCGTCACGCCCGGCCTGGCCACAGCCGCCCCGAAGGCATACAGGTTGACGATCACGGCATCGAACCGGCCGATCCCGTGGTCGGCGAGCACCTGCATGTCGTCGGGCCGGTCCGACCGGGCCAGAATGCCGGCGAAGATCCCGGGATGCAGCGTCTTCACCCGGCCGTCGAGCACCTCGGGAAAGCCCGTGATCGCCGACACGTCCTCGACCTCCACGCCGAGGCCGGCCAGCGCCGTGCGCGTGCCGCCGGTGCTCACGACCCGCGTGCCGGCGGCCTTGAACGCCGCGGCCAAACGGTCGAGCCCTGTCTTGTCGAAGACGCTGACGAGAACCCGCCGGATCGGAACGACGTCGGTGACGGGTGCGTCGGAAGCCGACGCGGCGTGCGGGTGGTTCATGGTCGCGATTAGACCACTCCGCCGCGTTCGGAAAAGGGTCGGCCGCGGCGCGGCCGCTCAGCGGGCTGCGGGGAGTTCGACCACGAACACGCTTCCCGGCGCGGGGGCCCGGCCCTTGATCGTGACGCTGCCGCGCATCTGGCGCACGAGCGACCGCACCAGGAACAGACCCAGCCCCGTGCCGGGCGTGGCCCGCTCCAGTTCGCTTCCCAGGCGCATGAATCGTCGAAAGACGTCCTTCCGCCGGGCCGGCGGGATGCCGGGACCGTTGTCGGCGACGCGCACGATCACGCGGCCGCGTGGCCCGCTCTCGGCGCCGACCTCGACCCGCGGGTCGGGCAACGCATACTTCACCGCGTTGTCGAGCAGGTTGCGAAACACGATCTCCAGGTCGGCGGCCCGCCCCGCCACCGGCAGCCGGCCCGCGGGGCAGTCGATACTGACTCTGTCGGCCGCGATGCCGTGCCGCTGCGCCACGGCGTCGCGAACCTGGGCGAGGATCGGCACGAGGTCGACCGACTCGCCTCCCGGCCGCGGCCGGCGCTGGAGCGTCTTGGCGGCGTCGAGGAGGTGATCGATGAGCGTGTCGAGCCGCTCGACGTCCTGGAGCATGAAGCGATGGAAGTCGGCCTGCTGGTCGGCCGGCAGCGGCCGGCGGCCGAGCGTCTGCAGCGCGAGCTTGAGCGAGGCGAGCGGACTCTTGAGCTCGTGCGTGACGCTGTCGATGAAGTTGCTCTGCCGCTGGGAGAGGGCGATCGCCTTGACGGTCAGGGCGAGGTAGACGATGACGCCGGCGAGCACGACCACGAGCAGCGCCATCCCGACGCCGAGTACGGCCCAGTAGAAGGCCGCGCTCTCGTTGCGGCCGGTCGAGCCCACGGCGGCGGCGATGCTGACCAGCACCCAGCCGACGCCGAGCGTGATGATCGACCCGATCAGCACGACACCGAGCAGGATCGGCCAGCGAAGTGAACGACGCGGTTCCATGACGGGGACACCCTGCAACGCGACCGAGGCGACAGCCGGCGGAGGCGTCGCCCGCAGCGTATGCTACGCCGACACGAAGCCGACCGCCGCGGTCACGTTTTTGTTCACGCCCGGGTCACCGATGCCACCCC is from Planctomycetia bacterium and encodes:
- the hpnA gene encoding HpnA protein, encoding MSPLLASSLPDTSDCLVTGATGLVGNNVVRQFVDRGRPVRVLVRGSGPVVDRAFAGLPVTRCPGALDDERSLAAASAGAGVVVHAAAVVHCGWARLEEMRRVNVEGTRLVARAARLAGARLIHVSSVDAIGLRSDGGPADEDTPPGGMPECPYVVTKREAEAAVLAEVERGLDAVIVNPVYMLGPWDWKPSSGRMLLEVAAGRGLFAPPGANDFVDVRDVAAGIITAIDRGRSGRRYILGGHPLSYLDAWRIFARTTGRMPPLGHAPRAAVRVAGWLGDAIGLISGREPDVNSAATTMSLLAHNFSSRRAETELGYAYRPFETTVQDAWSWFVERGYARPVRDRAVLAR
- a CDS encoding DNA-binding response regulator, which translates into the protein MPHILVVEDEQHLAYGIKFNLEAEGYGVTVVGDGQTAVSLLESGSPSIDLVVLDIMLPGMSGYDVCAAIRSRGETLPVVMLSARTLVEDRVRGFDAGTDVYLQKPFDLEELMSVIRNLLARRGRADRGASGPEPARGHVYRFGSAEVNFDTWEARSRGQPVRLTNLEMKLLKYLVEHEGLVVSREELLRNVWGMTRAPATRTVDTFMLSLRKSFEEDPGHPVHFLSVRGTGYRFVADQAGR
- the purH gene encoding bifunctional purine biosynthesis protein PurH, producing MNHPHAASASDAPVTDVVPIRRVLVSVFDKTGLDRLAAAFKAAGTRVVSTGGTRTALAGLGVEVEDVSAITGFPEVLDGRVKTLHPGIFAGILARSDRPDDMQVLADHGIGRFDAVIVNLYAFGAAVARPGVTPGEVIELIDIGGPSLVRAAAKNHAFVAVVTDPEQYDALVAAIGRGGTTLAERRRFAARAFEHTAGYDVVIARWMGNHAGLDAAAPATSGDVPTSDEGRPLPARFTLDLDRRLDLRYGENPHQSAALFAPVGTRAGLAGLVQLCGKELSYNNLLDLDAATRLAGLITDPAAVVIKHTNPCGAAAAGTVAEALAAALAADPTSAFGSIVALNRRFDRASAELLLQPGLFVEVIAAPAFDPAAVELLTTKPTWKGSVRLVEVPAGDPWEATCGLELRSIAGGLLAQQPDDVGDDPADWRVVTRAAPAPAVSRALDFAFTIVRRLTSNAIAVCQGTSLVGAGIGQTSRVDSVRIALEKAGERARGAVLASDAFFPFPDSIDLIARAGIAAVVQPGGSKRDGEVIAAADAAGIPMVFTDRRHFRH